A stretch of DNA from Sulfurovum sp. TSL6:
GATAAAGCCCGAGCTTAAAAGTGCTATGAAAAAGCCTTTTGTTAGTTCAAAGGTGCTAGAATATTGGCTAATTTTATACAAAAGGATTCCTATGGGAGCAGAACAAGGCAGTATGATCGGTTCATTTTTACCCCTCATCATTTTATTTGCGATTTTTTATTTTTTAATTATCAGACCACAGCAAAAACATCAAAAAGCGCACAAAGCAATGCTTGACAGTCTTGCTAAAGGTGACAACATTATTACGACAGGCGGTCTTATAGCTGTGATCGTTAAAACTGAAGAAGATTTTATCAAAATCAAATTAAATGACGACACGATTGTCAAACTTGATAGAGCATATGTAGCTAAAAAGGTTGAGTCTGGTGAAGACGCTTAATTTTAGGGTCATCCTTTTTGCTTTTGCTCTGATCTTCGGTGTCGTTTTCTCTATTCCCTCTTTGACACAAAGTGAAAGTGGAAAGAAGATCACTTTAGGGCTTGACCTTCAAGGTGGTCTGCATATGCTGCTTGGTATTAAAAGTGAAATTGCCATTGAATCACGTATTAAGTCTATGGCGGCATCCGTCAAGTACATCTTTGATGATGAAGAGATCATTTTTGATGCACTTCGTATGGTCGATGGTGAACAAATCACGTTTGAACTTCTTGATAAAGATGATGTGGCGAAAGCCAAAGCGCTTCTCAAAAAAGAGCTTGAAGGTACAGTGATTATTGACAATGGGATGAAATTTTCAGTGGCTATGACCGAAGCTGAAGTAGAGCGTACGAAACAAAATGCCATTCAACAGGCAGTAGATACGATCAGAAACAGACTCAATGAGTTTGGACTTGCAGAACCTACTGTGGCTAAACAGGGTGAAGATAAGATCCTTGTAGAAGTACCGGGGATCAAAACACAAGAAGATGAACAGCGTATACGTGAACTTATCGCGCGTGCGGCACATCTGCAGCTTATGGCTGTAGATGAAGACAGAAACATAAGAGTAAACACGATGAGCCTGGCTGAAGCAAAAAGTTATGGTGATGTGATACTCCCTGATGTCAATACAGGTGAAAAATATCTGCTTCGTGCCATTCCGGTACTTGACGGTTCTATGCTGACTGATGCAAAAGTAGGTTTTGATGAGAACAATCAGCCTGTGATCAACTTTACACTGAACGGACAAGGTGCCAAGATCTTTGGTGACTTTACAGGTGTGAGTGTAGGGAAACGTATGGCGGTTGTTTTGGACAATAAGGTCTATTCAGCACCAAATATTAACGAACGTATCGGTGGCGGACGTGTCCAGATCTCTGGACGATTTGAACTTTCAGAAGCCCATGACCTTGCTATCGCACTTCGATCGGGAGCACTCCTTGCACCTGTCTATGTGATGGAAAAACGTTCGGTGGGACCAAGTCTGGGTGCCGATAGCATTAAGGCCAGTTCTATGGCTTTGGCCTTAGGGTTTATTTTGGTTGTGCTTTTTATGGTGGTTTACTATGGTATGGCAGGGATCATCGCAAATGTCGCACTGATAGGCAACCTCTTTTTGATACTTGCGATCATGTCACTCTTTGGTGCAACACTGACACTGCCTGGTATGGCAGGTATCGTTCTTACTGTCGGTATGGCAGTGGATGCGAATGTCATTATTTCTGAGCGTATCAGGGAGCTACTCTATGCAGGTAAATCTATCGGTAAATCGATAGAAGATGGGTATAGTAATGCCTTTACTGCGATCTGGGATGCTAACGTGACCACACTGATCGCGGCAACAGTATTGTATGCCTATGGTACTGGTGCGATCAAAGGGTTTGCGCTTACGATGAGTATCGGTATTATGGCATCTATGTTGACGGCTATTGTAGGAACACATGGTATTTACCAATGGGTCTTGCCAAAGATAGATAAGAACAAACTGGGATTATGGTTTGGTATCAGAACCGGGGGAGCAAAATAATGGAAATTTTTAAATATAAAAAACCTCTCTCATTGATGAATAAGAGTAAACGTTTTGGATTGCTTTCGGTCACGATATTGATACTGTCGTTGGGACTGATCATAGGTAAAGGATTTAACTACGGTATAGACTTTGCAGGTGGTACACTCATACAGGTACAATACGAAGGTCAAGCACCTATAGAGAAAGTGAGAGAAGCGATAGATTCTGATACCTCTTATGAAGGTGCAACAGTGACTTTCTTTGGGGGTGAAGATGAAGTGGTTATCCGTACGAAGACAAGTTCAAAAGCCCTGGGTGTAGATGTCGGTGATCAAATCAGAACACTGCTTCAAGAGACAGGTAACTTTGAAGTAAGACGTGTGGATATGGTAGGTGCAAAAGTAGGATCTGAGTTACGTGAAAAGGGACTGATGGCTATGGTTCTTGCGATCATCGGTATCCTTATTTATGTTTCCTTTAGATTTGAATGGCGTTTTGCTGTCGCTTCTGTGATGGCACTCATGCATGATGTTACCATTGCTATGGGAATGATCGTCTTGTTTAATGTTGAGGTAAACCTTGATATACTCGCAGCACTATTGACCATTCTCGGGTATTCACTGAACGATACAATCATTGTATTTGACCGTATCCGTGAGGGTATCAGAACGATCAAAGACCCAGATCTTGGGGGTATTATTGATGAGTCTGTCACACGTACACTTTCTCGTACGACGTTGACATCACTGACAACGTTCTTTGTGGTTCTTACACTTTATCTTTTTGGTGGTGAGATCATTAACGGGTTTAGTTTCACACTACTGGTAGGTGTGATAGTGGGTACATACTCTTCTATCTTTGTTGCATCGCCTATCTTGATGTGGCTTGGTTTCTCAGTGGGCGGCTTCAGAACAAAAGAAGCAGAAAAATTAAAAAGAGAAAAAGAGAAAGAAAAAATGCGTGCCATGTATGAAAATGGAACGCTCTAAAAAAAGTATTTTTTCTTGCCAACTACGCGACTTTCGTGAGATGTACCCCAAGGGTATTTCCTGCGGGCATTTTGTATGGGCTTCGCCTCTACAAAAGAAGAAAGAGTATAATAATACATGTATGCCATAGAATGATATGGTACACTTATAGTTAAAAATGAAGGATTTTGGATGAATTGGGGTAAAGTTTTTTATATGTTTTTTACATTGATGTCACTTACGACATCAGCAGCATTTTTGTATGACCATTCTATAGTAGCACTGTTCATAGCGGGCTCAGTGAATGTGATCTCTACACTGTTAAAGATAGGGGTAAGAAACCTGCTTTCAGCTGAACTTTTGGCAGGTTCATTGGTTGCGGATCTACACCTTTTACCTGCATTTTTTGCTTTACAGTTTTATGGGAATGATGCGCTAGCCACCGGATTAGTGATCGGTGCTGTGATCGCGAACCTTTATACCATTTTCATCTCTATGATCGAGAGTTCAAAAGAAAAGGCAGATTTTTAAGTATTAGGTAGGTATCTTGCATGTATACTAATTCGAAGGAATGTGACGTGATAAAGATGCCTACACTTTATGGGACTGACCCTGAACAGAAACGAAAAGAGATTCAACGTTATTTCCAACGTTGTTATAGACGATATGAATCTCTCTTTCATCTGGTTGTAGACAAAAACGCTTATTTTCAAAAAGCAGATCCTCTTCGTCATCCTATCATTTTTTACTATGGACATACGGCTACCTTTTTCATTAACAAATTAAAGCTTGCCAAGATCATCGATGAACGTGTAGACCCTGGACTTGAGTCACTTTTTGCTGTGGGTGTAGATGAAATGAGCTGGGATGACCTGAATGAAGCACATTATGACTGGCCGACTTTAGAAGAAACCCAAGCCTATCGTAACAAAGTATATACGAAAGTCTCTTCTCTCATTGATTCCCTTCCTTTAGAACTTCCTATTACGGAAGATTCACCCTGGTGGGTCATTTTGATGGGCATTGAGCATGAAAATATCCATCTTGAAACGTCTTCCGTACTGATACGTCAACTTCCCTTTGAAACCATACTGGAAAACAGAGAATGGAAAGAGTGTGAAATGGTTGGTTCTGCACCCCAAAATGTACTTCTTGATGTACCTCAGGGTACCGTGATCCTGGGGAAAAATAAAGATGCAAAACTTTTTGGCTGGGACAATGAATATGGAGACCATCAGGCACATATACCAGCATTTAAAGCAGCCAAATATCTCACTTCGAATGCAGAATTTTTAGAGTTTGTCAAAGATGAAGGATACATCAATGATAGGTTTTGGTGTGAAGAGGGAAAAGCATGGAAAGCCTATACCCATGCAGCACATCCAATATTTTGGCGCAAAGGTGAAGAGGGATACACACTTCGTACACTAAGCAGAGAGATAGACCTTCCCATGAACTGGCCAGTAGAAGTAAATCACTTGGAAGCCTCTGCATTTTGTAAGTGGAAGAGCCAGAAAGAGGGTGTCACTATCACTTTGCCGACTGAGGATGAATACATCCGACTGCGTGATGAAAGCAAAGTGCTTTCTTACCTGGAATGGACCTCCAAAGGTGAAACGATCGCCAACATCAATCTTGAAGGTTTTACCTCATGCATGCCTGTAGATACCTATAAACATGGTGACTTTTATGACGTGATAGGAAATGTATGGCAATGGTCACGAACACCAATATATCCTTTTGAGGGCTTTAAAGTCCATCCTGTCTATGATGACTTTACCGTACCTATTTATGATGGAGAACATAATCTGATCAATGGCGGATCATGGATAAGCTGTGGGAACCTTGCCACACAAAAGAGCCGTTATGGATTTAGACGACATTTTTATCAACATGCAGGGTTTAGGTATATACAGAGTGAATATGAAGAGAAGGTAACCACCAATATTTACAATACAGACAGCCTTATTTCCCAGTATTGTCATTTCGGGTGGGGTGAAAATGCTTTGGGTGTAGAAAATTATCCCGCAGCATGTGCGCGGATCGCTTTAGAGAGTATGAAAGGGAAGCCTAAGAAAAGAGCATTGGACATTGGATGTGCCATAGGGCGAAGTACCTTTGAACTTGCCCGTGGTTTTGATGAAGTGATAGGTGTCGATTTTTCTGCACGTTTCATACAGGAAGCACAGAAGCTCAAAGAGGATGGCATATTGCGTTATACGATGCCGAAAGAGGGTGAACTGGAGAATTTTTATGAGGTACAACTTTCAGATTTTCACTTGGAAGAAGAACGAAACAAAGTCTCATTTTGGCAAGCGGATGCGTGTAATTTAAAACCTATTTACAAAGATTTTGACCTGATCTTTGGGGGTAACCTGTTAGACAGGCTCTATGACCCTAAAAAGTTTTTAGATGCTATGGCGTCGCGTATTAATGATGGAGGACTACTCATTTTAACGTCTCCCTACACATGGCAGGAAGAGTCTACACCTAAAGAGAAATGGATAGGCGGGTACAAAAGAGACGGTGAAAATATTAGCACACTGGATGGGCTTAGAGAGATACTGGGTAAAGACTTTACACTTATCGATACCAAAGACGTTCCTTTTGTCATACAAGAGACTGCACGTAAACATCAGCATACGATAGCGCAGATGACTTTGTGGGAAAAGAGAGGTAAAAATGTTTGAAGCGATCAGCCGCCAAGGGACACACAGTGTAAAATGGGATGAAGCCAAGAAAAAGTTTGGTACAGATGAGTTACTTCCCTTATGGGTAGCAGATATGGATCTGGCTTCTCCTCCCTGCGTACAAGAATCAATGCTCAAAAGAGCCTCCCATCCTCTCTACGGTTATACGATGTATCCAGATGCTTATTATGAATCGATACAACATTGGATGCAAGACCGTTTTTCCTGGCTGATAGAAAAAGAGTGGATCGTTCCTTGTTATGGGGTTGTGCCTTCTTTGAACTTTATTATATCTGCATACAGTCAGGAGGGTGATGGAATCATTATACAAACACCGTTATACCCGCCATTTTCAAGTTCTGTAAAACATCAAAAGAGAAGAGTACTTGACAATACCTTGGTGTATGAGAACGGCAGTTATCATATAGACTTTGAAGACTTTGAACATAAAGCCAAAGAAGCCAAACTTTTTTTACTCTGCTCACCGCATAACCCAACTGGACGTGTATGGTCTGAAGAAGAATTGGAGAAGATCATTGATATCTGCATAGAGCATGAGGTTTTGATCATTTCTGATGAGATCCATGCGGATATTGTCTACAAAAAAACACATCATAGCATTGGCAGTTTTGAGAAGATCATGCATCATTGTGTCATCTTAAATGCACCTTCCAAAACGTTTAACGTCGCAGGGCTGAATACCTCTTATGCGATCATTCCTGACACACGATTACGTCAAGCTTACAGAGTGGAACAAGACAGGTCAGGCATTAGCAACGGAAACCCTTTTGGGTTAGAAGCTTTGATGAGTGCCTACAAAGAAGGTGCACCATGGTTAGAGGAGTTAAAAGAGCACTTACTCTCAAATATTGGCTATGTGAATACATTTCTAAACGAGCATCAACTGCCTATAAAGGCCGTCCCTACAGAAGCGACTTTTTTAATGTGGCTTGATTGTACAGGGATGGGTTTGTCTCATGCCCAACTGGTTGATTTTTTTGTACATAAAGCAAAACTTGGGCTGAATGACGGAAAGAGCTTTGGTCAGGCGGGTGAAGGGTTTATGCGCTTAAATGTGGGTACATCCCAAGAAGTACTCAAAGAAGCGATGCAGCGACTGCTTTCTGCATATAAGGCAGTATGTTGAGAACGCTATTTGCCTATGTGATACTGTCCCTATGGCTGTATGCATTACCACAAGTCATCAATGAAGAGATCCGTAAATCAGGCATCTCAAAAAAAGATATCAGTATCTATATTAAAGAAGCCGGTAAAAATGGAAAACTGATCGCTTCACTCAATGCATACAAGAGCAGAACACCTGCATCTCTGATCAAAGTGTTAACCACCTATGCCTCGGTACTGAAACTGGGGTTTGATTACCGTTGGCCTACGAAATTTTATACCACTGGGACATTACAAAGCGGTGTACTTCAAGGTGATCTACTTATTAGAGGGTTTGGAGACCCTACCTTAAATGCTGAGGACCTTGAGAAGATCGTCTTTGATATACGTGCGGAAGGCATACGTGAGATCAGGGGTGATATTGTGATAGACAGAAGCTATTTTGAAGTCGGTGACAAAGACAGTTCTGGATTTGATGAAAACCTCTACAGCGCCTATAATGCAATGCCAGATGCCATGATGTTCAATGAACGTGTGGTGACCGTCTGCGTGATACCCAAGGAAAAAAAAGTACATAAAAAACATGTGGATGAAAGTTACAAAGTGGTTGATCAATTAGAACATGTCAATAAACCCTGTAGAGGAAAATACTCCTGGCCAAAGGTAAAAATTGATAAAAGTGAAGTGGTCCCTACCGTGTTTCTTAAAGGGAAGATCTCCAAACGATGCGGTAAACGGAATATCTGTAAAGTCATTACCAAACCTTATATGTCATTCTATTATGCATTGAAAGATAGATTGACACAAGAGGGGATATCTGTAAGTGGGGGCTTGAAATTACGTCAGATACCTAAAGAGGCAAGAGGACTTTTTACCCATTACTCGAAGCCATTAGAAGAGATCATCTCTGAAACTGCCAAAGAGAGTAATAACCTTTATGCAAGACATCTTTTACTGCTTTTGGGTGCAAAAGTCTATGGTACACCTGCTACAGTACAGAAGGGAAGAGATGCTATTGTAGAGATATTGAAAACAAAAGGTGCACTGGGTAAAGGAAAATTAAGGGTAGACAATGGAAGCGGCCTTTCTCGTACCTCCAAGGTCAATGCCAAGCTATTGGCTCAAATGTACGATAATGCCTATGACCGTTATGGGTACAGATGGATGGAGACACTCTCGATAGCAGGTATCGATGGCACTATCAAACACCGTTTGAGACATACCGCGGTCAAGAAACATGCATGGATGAAGACAGGGACACTTAAGCGTGTGAAAAATATAGGGGGGTATGTCAAAAACAGAGCAGGAAAATTCTATACGGTTGTCATTATCATCAACAGTGCAAAGGCAAAATACCGTGGAGCCAAATTACAAGATGAGATCATAAAATGGTTGGCAAAAAGCAGGGTGAAACCTAGCATATTATCTTCAGCACCATCCTCTTCTAAAAGAGTGAAACCCAAAAAGCCTGCAGCAGAAAAGTTATTCAGGAATGTCAAAACAAAAGCAGTACCTACAATGAAACGTGAAACAAAAGAGAGTGCTGTGCAGTATTATATTCAAGTGGGAGCATTTTCTGCAATGCCAAACAAAGCCTATTTATCAAAGATAAAAGCATTAGGATTACGTTACAAGGTTCACCATACAGATAACTATAAAGTGCTTATAGGTGCCTATCAAGATGAAAAAAATGCAAGAGAGGCATTGAAAAAAGTACGTACACATATTAATGGCGGTGCATTTGTCGTAAAGTTATAGTTTACCCCAAATACGCTATAATCACTTAAAAATACAGGGCAACAATGAACTTCGAAACTTACCCTTTTGAGAAACTTAATCAACTACTTCAAAATGTAACCCCCAACAGTGATTACTCTGCACTGAGCCTGACGATCGGGGAACCTCAGTTTGAGACACCGGCATTTATACTGGATGCATTCAAAGGTGCTGCTGCATTGCTTAACAAGTATCCCAAAACAGCTGGGGAAACAGAGCTGAGAGAGGGAATGCTAACCTATAACAAAGAGCGTTTTGGTCTCACGCTGACCAATGGGCAGATCATCCCTACTTTTGGGACTAGAGAAGTCCTCTTTAATTTTCCCCAGTTTTTACTGCATGATGTGGAAAACCCGGTGATGGTTTTTCCTAACCCTTTTTACCAGATCTATGAAGGTGCGGCCAAAGCATGCAGGGCTGAAGTGATCTACCTCAATCTGAATGAAGCGAATCACTTTCAACCCGTAGTGGATGAAGTAGCATTGGCAAAAGCAGATTTTGTGATACTCAATTCACCTAACAATCCTACATCATCTGTGATGGGTATGGAAGAGCTGAAACGTTGGGTTAAGCTTGCTCTGAAATATGATTTCGTGCTTTTAAATGATGAGTGTTATGCGGATCTTTACCTGAACGAACCTTTGCCGTCACTACTTAATGCAAGTATAGAAGTGGGGAACGAAAGTTTTAAAAATGTGTTGGTCATCAACTCTGTCTCTAAACGTTCATCTGCACCGGGACTTCGTTCGGGCTTCATTGCCGGTGATGCAGAGATACTCAAAGCGTATATGGTGTACAGAACCTATGTGGGATGTGCATCACCCCTACCGCTGCAGCATGCCGCAGCAGTCGCATGGGCTGATCAAGCGCATGTAGAGGGTTTTAGGAAAAAATATAAAAAGAACTTTGAAGTAGCCAAAGAAGTTTTAGGAGTTGAGGCACCTGAAGCGACATTTTATATTTGGCTCAAAGTGGAAGATGAGATAGCCTTTACGACAAAACTCTATCAAGAGTATAACCTTAAAGTCATCCCTGGTTCATTTTTAGGACGCGAAGGGGAAGGTCAAGGGTATGTAAGACTGGCCCTTGTCTATGAAGAAGAGTTAACAAGAGAAGCATTAGAACGAATACAATTAGCATTGGAGCAATCATGAAGGAAACCCCAGAAATACACGTAGAAGAGTTAAAAAAAGACCCAGAGTTTTTAGCGAACATTCAAAGACTGGAAACTGAATGTAAAGAAGAAGAGAGTATTGCCAAAGGGTACCAGCTCTTAGACGCACAGCTTATCATCGAAGCACCAGAAGATGAGATCAACGAGATCTTTACATTCATCGTCAACACGGCATTTGACAGACTGGCAGAAAAACTCACGACTTCGCAGACCTTTGATATGAACGATGCCGAAGATTTAGCCACGGCAAGAGCCATCTATGAGCATGGTATTCAACGTTACAGTGAAAATGATAAAAAGGGTGCAAAAGAGATCTTTCTTGTATTGAACTATACCATAGACCATGCAGAGCTTAAAGATGCTATGATGGTGCATGCGGCTGCAGTGATGGCTGGGAAAAGTTTTGAAGACTTTATAGAAAATCTTGTAGATGTTGAAGGTGTTGATGAACATGACCCTTTGGCATTTTTTATCCAGACATTTACACAGCCTACAGATATTTTACTTACGATGTTCGCTAAAGAGGTCAAGCAGGCTAAAGAAGAACTCAAAGTATTGGATGAGTCAAAGGAAAAATAGGTGAAAAAAATACATTTCATAGGCATCGGAGGTATAGGACTTTCTGCATTGGCTAAATTTCTCTTCAATGATGGACATAAGATCTCCGGATCAGATATTAAACAAACGGAGATCACCAATGACCTGGCAACCAACTATGATGCCAAGATCACGATACCACACCATGAAGATGCAGTGGAGGGTGTCGATAGGGTGATCTACTCTGCTGCCGTACGTCCTAACAACCCTGAGTACCAAAAGGCAAAGGAACTGGGGATAGAGTTACTTTCACGCAAAGAGTCTTTAAAAAGTATTTTAGGTGAAAAAGAAGTCTATGCGGTAGGCGGAGCACACGGTAAGAGTACCACTTCAGCGATGCTTGCATCGATCATACCTGAGTCCAATGCACTCATCGGTGCTATCAGTAAAGAGTTCGGTTCAAACGTACGTAACTATCCGAACAACAAAGTGGTCTTTGAAGCCGATGAGAGTGATGAGAGTTTTTTAAACTCCAATCCCTATCTTGCCATCGTGACCAATGTAGAACCGGAACATATGGAGTACTACGGGTATGATGAAGAGCGTTTTTACAATGCCTATAGAAACTTTTTGTCATTGGCTGACATACGTGTCATTAATGCAGAAGATGAATTCCTCTCTTCTCTAGAGACGGAGAGCATTAAACTTTACCCTTCCAAAGACATCAAAAACATAGAGTTTGTGTTAGTAGAGGGTGAACCACATACAAAATTCGAACTTTTGGACCTGGGTGCATTTGAAGTATTCGGTTTTGGAAATCACATTGCCTTAGATGCCGCATTAGCGATATTGGGTGCTTTAGAGTTAGGTGAAAAAGTAGAAGATATAAGAAGTAACCTTTTACACTACAAAGGCATTAAAAAACGTTTTGACATTGTACAAAACCAAGAAGAGTGTGTGGTCATCGATGACTATGGACACCACCCGACAGAGATAAAAGTGACGATGGAGTCACTGCAAACCTATAAAAAGTTACGAAGTTTTTCCAAACTCAATGTCATTTGGCAACCGCATAAGTACAGCCGAACGATGGATAACCTGCAAGGATTTGTAGAGTGTTTTGAAGGAGTAGATGAGCTTGTGATCCTTCCTATATGGGCTGCAGGTGAGCTGGAAGTTGACATAGACCTGAAAGGTGCATTCAGTCGATACAAGTTACTCATGGCAGACTCTGTCACAAAAGAAGATGGCATTGTCAAAGTGTTTAAAGATGGACATATCATACAAGAATACAGTGACGGGCTTGTGACAGCCTTTGGTGCGGGAGATATTACGTATCAGATACGCGGAGAGGCATAAGGTGATGCATTCGCAGGAGAGTAGCGAAAAAACCATTATCCAAAAACTGGACCTGGACGGGTATATACAGCAGTTCCAAAAGTTTTTAGCAAGAGAGAAACCTGTGGCAATGATGGGTGATATCAACCAGCACTATCGTTATATACAAGCACTTTCCAAAGTACAATTCCCCATACCCCATACTGTACCGAACTTAGACAGAGAATTGAACCTTATTAAAAAACAAGGGGTACTTTCACTGGATGAGATCTATGCTTTTGTCACCATGATCTCTTACTTCAATACCTTAAAGACAGTGGGTTTCACAGAACCGCTCATCTCTTGGATACAAGGTATAGAGATACCAGAAGAGATCCTAGAGGTTATAGGGGTTTTTACTGCTGAGGGCGACATTAATCCTGAACGTGATCCGGAACTTTTTAAACTTGAACGTGCCATCAAGCAAAACAAGATAGATATCAAAGAGACGCTCTATAAGCTGGCACACTCCAGCAGGCTTAGAGATTATCTCGTGGATACACAAGTACATTTCAACGGTGGGGAAGAGACTTTACTGGTACGCGGAGGGTTTAACAATGCTATTAAGGCCACTGTGGCTGCACGTAGTCCAGGAGGCTTTTTTTATATCATCCCCCAAAGTATTTCTCACTTAAAAGAGAAAGAGTCTGCTCTGCTAAGCAGTAAAGAGGAGTTGATCTATACCTATTGTAAAAATATCTCGGCGATCTTTTTCAAGTGGGAACGTTTTTTGGCATTCATTAACAAAGAGTATGATAGATTTGACCATTATCAGGCACGTGTCAGTTTTGCTAGAGCCAAAGAGTATGAATTCATTTTGCCGAGTAAACACAAACGTATTAAGCTGCAGGATTTTGCCCACCCAGCTATAGAGAATCCTGTCCCTATAACCATGGATCTCTCCAAGCAGATCATGCTTGTCACGGGGGTGAATGCCGGGGGTAAAACGATGTTGCTCAAGTCAATGCTCTCAGCAGTCTACATGAGTAAGTATCTGCTTCCTTTTCAATGTAATGCTGCACAGACAGAAGTCGGGCATTACAAAAGCATAGAAGCGGTTATAGATGACCCTCAATCGGTGAAGAATGACATCTCTACTTTTGCAGGGCGTATGCAGGAGTTTGCAAAACTCTTTCACAAAGAAGATGCCATCGTAGGGGTCGATGAGATAGAACTGGGTACGGACAGTGATGAAGCAGCCAGCCTGTTTCGCGTGATGTTGGATGAATTACGCAAAAAAGGTATTACCTTTATTGTGACAACACACCATAAACGTTTGGCTTCACTGATGGCCAGTGATGATGAGGTGGAACTCATCGCAGCACTGTACGATGAAGAGCGCAGAGTACCTACGTATACTTTCTTGCAGGGAAGTATAGGGAAGAGTTATGCTTTTGAAACAGCGCAACGTTATGGTGTACCTGTAGCCATTGTGAACAAAGCAAAAGAGGTCTATGGAGAGGACAAAGAAAACCTCAATGAACTCATAGAAAAATCTACCTCACTTGAACGTGAAATGCGCACGAAGATCGCCAAAATAGATGATGAGTTAAAAGCTGTAGAGAGACAAAAACAGAGACTCCAGGATGAAGAAGTGAAGCTTCAGGAGAGCCACAGAAAAGCCCTAGCAACCCTGGAAAACCGTTATAATGCAGCGACAAAAAAAGCAAGAGAAGCGCTCAAAGCACAAGAGTCAGCAGAGGGTAGACGCCTGCTGAATGTGGCACATCAACGTAAAGATTTCAAGCAAAAAGAAGTGAAATTAAAAGAGGAAGTACCACTCAAAGAAGGGGACAAGGTGAAATACCGCTCTCACAAAGGTGAGATACTCGGTATCCGTGGTAAAGATGCGACGATCATCGTAGATGGATTGAAGATGAGAGTGCCTTTGGGACAACTCAAAAGAAGAGGAGATACCCCTCAGATCAAAGTCAAACCTAAAGCAAAAGAGGTCAAGGTCAATGTTGAAAAGTCAGGA
This window harbors:
- a CDS encoding MalY/PatB family protein, translated to MFEAISRQGTHSVKWDEAKKKFGTDELLPLWVADMDLASPPCVQESMLKRASHPLYGYTMYPDAYYESIQHWMQDRFSWLIEKEWIVPCYGVVPSLNFIISAYSQEGDGIIIQTPLYPPFSSSVKHQKRRVLDNTLVYENGSYHIDFEDFEHKAKEAKLFLLCSPHNPTGRVWSEEELEKIIDICIEHEVLIISDEIHADIVYKKTHHSIGSFEKIMHHCVILNAPSKTFNVAGLNTSYAIIPDTRLRQAYRVEQDRSGISNGNPFGLEALMSAYKEGAPWLEELKEHLLSNIGYVNTFLNEHQLPIKAVPTEATFLMWLDCTGMGLSHAQLVDFFVHKAKLGLNDGKSFGQAGEGFMRLNVGTSQEVLKEAMQRLLSAYKAVC
- the yajC gene encoding preprotein translocase subunit YajC, with protein sequence MGAEQGSMIGSFLPLIILFAIFYFLIIRPQQKHQKAHKAMLDSLAKGDNIITTGGLIAVIVKTEEDFIKIKLNDDTIVKLDRAYVAKKVESGEDA
- a CDS encoding DUF6394 family protein, whose protein sequence is MNWGKVFYMFFTLMSLTTSAAFLYDHSIVALFIAGSVNVISTLLKIGVRNLLSAELLAGSLVADLHLLPAFFALQFYGNDALATGLVIGAVIANLYTIFISMIESSKEKADF
- the secD gene encoding protein translocase subunit SecD, with product MKTLNFRVILFAFALIFGVVFSIPSLTQSESGKKITLGLDLQGGLHMLLGIKSEIAIESRIKSMAASVKYIFDDEEIIFDALRMVDGEQITFELLDKDDVAKAKALLKKELEGTVIIDNGMKFSVAMTEAEVERTKQNAIQQAVDTIRNRLNEFGLAEPTVAKQGEDKILVEVPGIKTQEDEQRIRELIARAAHLQLMAVDEDRNIRVNTMSLAEAKSYGDVILPDVNTGEKYLLRAIPVLDGSMLTDAKVGFDENNQPVINFTLNGQGAKIFGDFTGVSVGKRMAVVLDNKVYSAPNINERIGGGRVQISGRFELSEAHDLAIALRSGALLAPVYVMEKRSVGPSLGADSIKASSMALALGFILVVLFMVVYYGMAGIIANVALIGNLFLILAIMSLFGATLTLPGMAGIVLTVGMAVDANVIISERIRELLYAGKSIGKSIEDGYSNAFTAIWDANVTTLIAATVLYAYGTGAIKGFALTMSIGIMASMLTAIVGTHGIYQWVLPKIDKNKLGLWFGIRTGGAK
- the ovoA gene encoding 5-histidylcysteine sulfoxide synthase, with product MPTLYGTDPEQKRKEIQRYFQRCYRRYESLFHLVVDKNAYFQKADPLRHPIIFYYGHTATFFINKLKLAKIIDERVDPGLESLFAVGVDEMSWDDLNEAHYDWPTLEETQAYRNKVYTKVSSLIDSLPLELPITEDSPWWVILMGIEHENIHLETSSVLIRQLPFETILENREWKECEMVGSAPQNVLLDVPQGTVILGKNKDAKLFGWDNEYGDHQAHIPAFKAAKYLTSNAEFLEFVKDEGYINDRFWCEEGKAWKAYTHAAHPIFWRKGEEGYTLRTLSREIDLPMNWPVEVNHLEASAFCKWKSQKEGVTITLPTEDEYIRLRDESKVLSYLEWTSKGETIANINLEGFTSCMPVDTYKHGDFYDVIGNVWQWSRTPIYPFEGFKVHPVYDDFTVPIYDGEHNLINGGSWISCGNLATQKSRYGFRRHFYQHAGFRYIQSEYEEKVTTNIYNTDSLISQYCHFGWGENALGVENYPAACARIALESMKGKPKKRALDIGCAIGRSTFELARGFDEVIGVDFSARFIQEAQKLKEDGILRYTMPKEGELENFYEVQLSDFHLEEERNKVSFWQADACNLKPIYKDFDLIFGGNLLDRLYDPKKFLDAMASRINDGGLLILTSPYTWQEESTPKEKWIGGYKRDGENISTLDGLREILGKDFTLIDTKDVPFVIQETARKHQHTIAQMTLWEKRGKNV
- the secF gene encoding protein translocase subunit SecF produces the protein MEIFKYKKPLSLMNKSKRFGLLSVTILILSLGLIIGKGFNYGIDFAGGTLIQVQYEGQAPIEKVREAIDSDTSYEGATVTFFGGEDEVVIRTKTSSKALGVDVGDQIRTLLQETGNFEVRRVDMVGAKVGSELREKGLMAMVLAIIGILIYVSFRFEWRFAVASVMALMHDVTIAMGMIVLFNVEVNLDILAALLTILGYSLNDTIIVFDRIREGIRTIKDPDLGGIIDESVTRTLSRTTLTSLTTFFVVLTLYLFGGEIINGFSFTLLVGVIVGTYSSIFVASPILMWLGFSVGGFRTKEAEKLKREKEKEKMRAMYENGTL